The Mesotoga infera genome has a segment encoding these proteins:
- a CDS encoding electron transfer flavoprotein subunit beta produces the protein QVGPETGSMLGIPVATYVSKIVELDGSGITIEREVEDGKEVWKLPLPSLVSVTKDVNEPRLPTLNGKKLARNFPVERIGNDSLGIDPSEIGLTGSPTRVVRIGTPKLSRMVEMYEGSNIRDGIDEIKKRLVPYLEVNHE, from the coding sequence GCCAGGTCGGACCTGAAACCGGTTCGATGCTGGGTATTCCCGTCGCCACTTATGTTTCGAAAATAGTTGAGCTAGATGGATCGGGCATAACAATTGAACGCGAAGTGGAAGATGGAAAGGAAGTGTGGAAGCTTCCCCTGCCTTCACTTGTTTCGGTGACTAAGGACGTCAATGAACCCAGACTTCCGACATTGAACGGAAAGAAACTCGCCAGAAACTTCCCGGTAGAGAGGATCGGTAACGATTCTCTTGGAATAGATCCATCGGAGATCGGCTTGACAGGATCACCCACAAGGGTAGTAAGGATAGGAACCCCGAAGCTCTCGAGGATGGTCGAGATGTATGAGGGGAGCAATATTAGAGATGGAATAGATGAGATAAAGAAGAGGTTGGTACCCTATCTGGAGGTGAACCATGAATGA